One segment of Thermosulfurimonas sp. F29 DNA contains the following:
- the fmt gene encoding methionyl-tRNA formyltransferase, translating into MRYRVVFMGTPEFAVPALRGLLEREEVLAVVTRPDRPRGRGWKPRPSPVKEVARSAGLPVLEPERLRDPEFLESLRELAPDLVVVAAYGKILPREVLELPRFGCWNIHASLLPAYRGADPVRWALIRGERETGITIMQMDEGLDTGPILLQKVTPIGEEETGGELYERLSRLGAVALIEALELHREGKLKPRPQPEEGASYAPPLKKEDARLDFSLSAGELAGRIRAFDPRPGAYTFLKGKLFKLFRPRALAGAAGVPPGTILGVEEGRLLVACGEGILAVEEVQLEGKKRLPVRDFVRGHALEPGERLGP; encoded by the coding sequence ATGAGGTATCGCGTGGTTTTTATGGGAACTCCGGAGTTCGCCGTTCCCGCCCTGCGGGGGCTTCTCGAGCGGGAGGAGGTGCTCGCCGTGGTCACTCGGCCCGATCGTCCCCGGGGACGGGGGTGGAAACCGCGCCCCTCGCCGGTGAAGGAGGTGGCCCGGTCCGCGGGGCTTCCGGTGCTGGAACCGGAACGGCTTCGGGATCCGGAGTTTCTTGAAAGCCTCCGGGAGCTTGCCCCGGACCTCGTCGTGGTGGCCGCCTACGGGAAAATTCTTCCCCGCGAGGTTCTCGAGCTTCCCCGTTTCGGTTGCTGGAACATTCACGCCTCCCTCCTTCCCGCCTACAGGGGGGCCGATCCCGTGCGCTGGGCCCTCATTCGCGGCGAAAGGGAGACCGGGATAACCATCATGCAGATGGACGAGGGGCTGGACACGGGTCCCATCCTCCTCCAGAAAGTCACCCCCATAGGGGAGGAGGAGACCGGAGGGGAACTCTACGAGAGGCTGAGCCGGCTAGGGGCCGTGGCCCTGATCGAGGCCCTGGAACTTCACCGGGAGGGGAAGCTCAAGCCCCGTCCTCAGCCGGAGGAGGGAGCCAGTTACGCCCCGCCCTTAAAGAAAGAGGATGCGCGACTGGACTTCTCCCTTTCGGCCGGGGAGCTCGCCGGTCGCATAAGGGCCTTTGATCCCCGCCCCGGGGCTTACACCTTCCTGAAGGGGAAACTCTTCAAGCTCTTCCGTCCCCGGGCCCTTGCGGGGGCTGCCGGGGTCCCGCCGGGAACGATCCTGGGGGTGGAAGAGGGGCGGTTGCTTGTGGCCTGCGGAGAGGGGATTCTCGCCGTGGAAGAGGTGCAGCTCGAGGGCAAGAAACGCCTTCCGGTGCGGGACTTCGTGAGAGGGCATGCCCTCGAGCCCGGCGAGCGGCTGGGCCCCTAG